One window of Prionailurus bengalensis isolate Pbe53 chromosome B1, Fcat_Pben_1.1_paternal_pri, whole genome shotgun sequence genomic DNA carries:
- the STOX2 gene encoding storkhead-box protein 2 isoform X2 encodes MEPVQKGSGDVSPISMSPISQSQFIPLGEILCLAISAMNSARKPVTQEALMEHLTTCFPGVPTPSQEILRHTLNTLVRERKIYPTPDGYFIVTPQTYFITPSLIRTNSKWYHLDERIPDRSQCTSPQPGTITPSASGCVRERTLPRNHCDSCHCCREDVHSMHASTLQRKPAKDCKDPYCPPSLCQVPPTDKSKSTVNFSYKTETLSKPKDSEKQSKKFGLKLFRLSFKKDKTKQLANFSAQFPPEEWPLRDEDTPTTIPREVEMEIIRRINPDLTVENVMRHTALMKKLEEEKAHRSKAGSSAHHSGRSKKSRTHRKSHGKSRSHSKTRVSKGDPSDGSHLDIPGDREYDFCDPLTRAPREGCFIIEHKGDNFIMHSNTNVIESHFPMTPEWDVSGELAKRRTEMPFPEPSRGSSHSKVHRSHSHTQDRRSRNERSNKAKERSRSMDNSKGPLGASSLGTPEDLAEGCSQDDQTPSQSYIDDSTLRPAQAIGHQRAHVSSTSYKEVCIPEIVSGSKEPSSACSLLEPGKPPESLPSYGELNSCPTKTATDDYFQCNTSSETVLTAPSPLGKNKEDHDTLTLAEGVKKLPLSDRQAPHSSREPVGHKEESPKGPGGGPAVSGAVAEGIANGRLVQHHSAEPSSLDKRKEIFSKDTLFKPLHSTLSVNSYHKSSLSLLKSLPKTPADTLPGRCEKLEPSLGTSVAPAIPGSQRQQESGGNQEASFDYYNVSDDDDSEEGANKNTEEEKNRDDVGTMQWLLEREKERDLQRKFEKNLTLLAPKETDSSSNQRATHSARLDSMDSSSITVDSGFNSPRTRESLASNTSSIVESNRRQNVTLSPVHGGAGPAFSFRASTDPATNEAEKLQKPSNCLQASVTSV; translated from the exons GTGTTCCCACCCCAAGCCAAGAGATTCTACGGCACACGCTCAACACGCTGGTGCGGGAGAGGAAGATCTACCCAACTCCGGATGGCTATTTCATCGTGACCCCGCAGACTTACTTCATTACTCCTTCTCTCATAAGAACTAACAGTAAATGGTACCATTTGGATGAGAGGATACCTGACAGGTCTCAGTGTACCTCTCCGCAACCCGGAACCATAACGCCCTCTGCCTCAGGCTGCGTCAGGGAAAGAACATTGCCCAGAAACCACTGCGACTCTTGCCACTGCTGCCGAGAAGACGTGCATAGCATGCACGCCTCGACTCTGCAGAGGAAACCTGCCAAGGACTGCAAAGACCCCTATTGCCCTCCTTCACTCTGCCAGGTGCCACCCACTGACAAGAGCAAAAGTACTGTCAACTTTTCGTATAAGACAGAAACTCTCTCAAAACCGAAAGATAGCGAAAAGCAGTCCAAAAAATTTGGGCTCAAGTTATTCCggctaagttttaaaaaagataagaccAAACAGCTAGCCAATTTTTCTGCCCAGTTTCCTCCCGAGGAGTGGCCCCTGCGAGATGAAGACACGCCAACCACTATCCCTAGGGAGGTGGAAATGGAAATCATTAGGCGTATTAACCCGGACTTGACCGTGGAAAATGTCATGAGACACACTGCACTGATGAAGAAACTTGAAGAAGAGAAAGCACATCGGAGTAAAGCTGGGTCCTCTGCCCATCACAGCGGAAGAAGTAAAAAGAGTAGGACTCATCGAAAGTCCCACGGGAAGTCTCGGTCCCACAGCAAGACACGAGTGTCTAAAGGAGACCCTTCAGACGGTTCTCATCTGGATATCCCAGGTGACAGAGAGTATGACTTTTGTGATCCTCTTACCAGGGCACCCAGGGAGGGCTGCTTCATCATTGAACACAAAGGAGATAACTTCATCATGCATAGTAACACGAACGTGATTGAGTCTCATTTCCCCATGACACCAGAATGGGATGTGTCTGGGGAATTGGCCAAAAGGAGAACTGAGATGCCTTTTCCTGAACCTTCCAGGGGAAGCTCCCACTCAAAAGTGCACCGAAGCCACAGCCATACCCAGGACCGAAGGTCCAGGAATGAGAGATCCAACAAAGCCAAGGAGAGATCCAGATCGATGGATAACTCAAAGGGCCCTCTGGGTGCTTCTTCTCTAGGGACCCCTGAAGACCTGGCTGAAGGCTGTAGCCAAGACGACCAAACCCCCAGCCAGTCCTACATTGACGACAGTACGTTAAGGCCCGCACAAGCAATTGGCCATCAAAGGGCTCATGTGTCATCCACGAGCTATAAAGAGGTGTGTATTCCAGAAATAGTcagtggcagcaaggagcctTCCAGTGCTTGTAGCCTCTTGGAGCCAGGAAAACCACCTGAGAGTTTGCCATCCTATGGGGAACTCAACTCTTGTCCAACAAAAACAGCTACAGATGACTATTTCCAGTGCAACACCTCCAGTGAGACGGTCCTCACGGCACCATCACCTCTGGGAAAGAATAAAGAGGATCATGACACTCTGACTCTGGCGGAAGGGGTGAAAAAGCTGCCTCTGTCTGATAGGCAGGCCCCACATTCTTCCAGGGAGCCTGTGGGGCACAAGGAGGAGTCACCAAAAGGGCCAGGTGGGGGCCCAGCTGTTTCGGGCGCAGTGGCAGAAGGGATCGCCAATGGACGCCTCGTCCAGCACCACAGCGCCGAGCCCAGCAGCCTGGACAAGAGGAAAGAGATATTCAGCAAAGACACACTGTTCAAACCTCTTCACAGCACCTTGTCTGTAAACAGCTATCACAAATCGAGCCTGTCCCTCCTCAAATCTCTCCCGAAGACACCTGCCGACACACTGCCAGGCCGATGCGAGAAACTGGAGCCGTCCCTGGGGACCTCGGTGGCACCAGCCATCCCTGGTTCCCAGCGTCAGCAGGAGTCCGGGGGGAACCAGGAAGCCTCTTTTGACTATTACAATGTCTCTGATGACGACGACTCTGAGGAAGGggcaaacaaaaacacagaggaggaaaaaaacagagatgatGTAGGCACCATGCAGTGGCTCcttgagagggagaaggaaagagacttACAGAGGAAATTTGAGAAGAACCTCACCCTCCTTGCCCCAAAAGAAACCGACAGCAGCAGCAACCAGAGAGCCACGCATTCGGCACGCCTCGACAGCATGGACAGCAGCAGCATCACTGTGGACAGTGGATTCAACTCCCCACG CACTCGGGAGAGCCTGGCTTCCAACACGTCAAGCATTGTTGAAAGTAACCGTCGTCAGAACGTTACCTTGAGCCCGGTGCACGGTGGGGCTGGTCCGGCTTTCAGCTTCCGAGCAAGTACGGACCCCGCGACGAACGAAGCTGAGAAATTACAGAAACCTTCCAACTGCTTGCAGGCTTCTGTTACCAGTGTGTGA